A window of the Linepithema humile isolate Giens D197 chromosome 4, Lhum_UNIL_v1.0, whole genome shotgun sequence genome harbors these coding sequences:
- the LOC105672180 gene encoding tubulin alpha-1 chain, with the protein MRECISIHVGQAGVQIGNACWELYCLEHGIQPDGQMPSDKTIGGGDDSFNTFFSETGAGKHVPRAVFIDLEPTVVDEVRTGTYRQLFHPEQLITGKEDAANNYARGHYTIGKEIVDLVLDRIRKLADQCTGLQGFLIFHSFGGGTGSGFTSLLMERLSVDYGKKSKLEFAIYPAPQVSTAVVEPYNSILTTHTTLEHSDCAFMVDNEAIYDICRRNLDIERPTYTNLNRLIGQIVSSITASLRFDGALNVDLTEFQTNLVPYPRIHFPLVTYAPVISAEKAYHEQLSVSEITNACFEPANQMVKCDPRHGKYMACCMLYRGDVVPKDVNAAIATIKTKRTIQFVDWCPTGFKVGINYQPPTVVPGGDLAKVQRAVCMLSNTTAIAEAWARLDHKFDLMYAKRAFVHWYVGEGMEEGEFSEAREDLAALEKDYEEVGMDSAEGEGEEGAEEY; encoded by the exons ATG CGTGAGTGCATTTCAATCCACGTTGGACAAGCTGGTGTGCAAATTGGTAATGCCTGCTGGGAGCTGTACTGTCTGGAACATGGCATCCAGCCGGACGGTCAAATGCCATCTGACAAAACTATCGGAGGTGGAGATGACAGCTTCAACACCTTCTTCAGTGAGACTGGTGCTGGCAAACATGTACCAAGGGCTGTTTTTATCGATTTGGAACCTACTGTAGTtg ATGAGGTTCGCACTGGAACTTATCGTCAGCTCTTCCATCCGGAACAGTTGATCACTGGCAAGGAGGATGCTGCGAATAACTATGCTCGTGGTCACTACACGATCGGCAAAGAAATTGTTGATCTTGTATTAGATCGTATTCGCAAGCTAGCGGACCAATGTACTGGACTCCAGGGTTTCCTCATCTTCCATTCGTTTGGCGGTGGTACTGGCTCCGGATTCACATCTCTGCTGATGGAGCGTCTGTCCGTCGACTATGGCAAGAAGTCGAAACTCGAGTTCGCTATTTACCCCGCTCCTCAGGTCTCCACTGCTGTGGTCGAACCGTACAATTCTATTCTGACAACGCACACCACTCTTGAACATTCCGATTGTGCATTTATGGTTGACAACGAGGCGATTTACGACATCTGCCGTCGCAATCTGGACATTGAGAGGCCCACCTACACAAATCTTAATCGTCTGATCGGCCAGATTGTTTCCTCCATCACGGCGTCTCTGCGATTCGACGGTGCCTTGAACGTCGATCTGACCGAGTTCCAGACCAACTTGGTGCCCTATCCGAGAATTCACTTCCCTCTGGTAACTTACGCACCTGTCATCTCGGCCGAGAAAGCATACCACGAGCAGCTTTCTGTCTCGGAAATTACCAATGCTTGTTTCGAGCCGGCCAATCAGATGGTCAAGTGCGATCCGCGCCACGGCAAGTACATGGCCTGCTGCATGTTGTACCGCGGTGATGTCGTGCCCAAGGATGTCAACGCGGCGATCGCCACCATCAAGACAAAGCGTACCATCCAATTTGTCGACTGGTGTCCCACCGGTTTCAAGGTCGGTATCAACTATCAGCCGCCGACTGTTGTGCCTGGCGGAGATCTTGCCAAAGTTCAGCGCGCCGTCTGCATGTTGTCGAACACCACCGCCATCGCGGAGGCCTGGGCTCGTCTCGACCACAAGTTCGATCTCATGTACGCCAAGCGCGCGTTCGTCCATTGGTATGTCGGCGAGGGTATGGAGGAAGGAGAATTCTCCGAGGCGCGCGAGGATCTCGCGGCGCTTGAGAAAGATTACGAGGAGGTCGGAATGGACTCCGCAGAAGGCGAGGGTGAAGAAGGCGCTGAAGAATACTAA
- the LOC105672183 gene encoding serine hydrolase-like protein, with protein MAESEQSSEIKLTVPWGHVAAKTYGSPTGEPVLLLHGRMDNAGTFTRLIRHLPIGLFYYVCIDLPGHGRSSHFPSWMLLDIMTYVQTLRFILEALQWETCIFMGHSMGGQIGLIYSTFQPHRFKKIICFDGFLMELKNTPEIRKYFKNAFTLSIQFNSNIKPKSYTREEILRALTTLRVAALSPEAADAMFDRAVTEVNGRYIYNRDIRLKNYPFTFMNVELFNYFNRKISVPVYLFSASSGFATSSPNAFTAACDAIDPKMLHVINIEGNHDVHNNNPEKIAPILCKILNNEYSTSKL; from the coding sequence ATGGCAGAATCAGAACAATCTTCAGAAATAAAACTCACTGTGCCTTGGGGCCATGTTGCTGCCAAAACTTATGGTTCTCCAACAGGAGAACCTGTTCTATTGCTGCACGGTCGTATGGATAATGCCGGAACGTTCACTAGGTTAATACGGCATTTACCAATAGgccttttttattatgtatgtatagaTTTACCTGGTCATGGTCGATCATCACACTTTCCATCTTGGATGTTGTTGGACATAATGACTTATGTACAAACCTTACGTTTTATCTTAGAAGCACTACAATGGgaaacatgtatttttatgGGGCATAGCATGGGAGGACAAATAGGTTTAATTTACAGTACTTTTCAGCCTCATagattcaagaaaataatttgttttgatgGATTTCTTATGGAACTTAAAAATACCCCagagataagaaaatattttaagaatgcATTTACACTTTCAATACAATTCAATAGCAATATAAAGCCAAAATCTTACACAAGAGAAGAAATATTACGCGCTCTTACGACTTTGAGGGTTGCAGCCTTAAGTCCAGAAGCTGCAGATGCAATGTTTGATCGTGCAGTTACAGAAGTAAAtggaagatatatatataatagagatataagattaaaaaattatccttTTACATTCATGAATGTAGAACTATTTAATTACTTCAATCGGAAGATTTCGGTTCCAGTATACTTATTTTCTGCATCTTCTGGTTTCGCAACATCAAGTCCAAATGCCTTTACTGCAGCATGCGATGCAATCGATCCTAAAATGCTTCACGTGATTAATATAGAAGGAAATCATGATgttcataataataatcctgaaaaaattgcaccaattttatgcaaaatattgaataacgAATACAGTACCAGTAAATTGTag
- the LOC105672176 gene encoding protein arginine N-methyltransferase 9-like isoform X1, which yields MQAEVNDILEKSLQKAREHDRTGNVGKAYAYYTIVAELSPAKRSEIEETFTDVLCEWGIQLAEDHRFSDVVRCYKHSLDIYPNSSRMLNNFAAHLLRNNDPIRAIEYLKRALKIDLNFLPAERNLQNAYSMAVDRWHFTMLNDKWRNSAFEQAIHKRIRQGYDTVLDVGTGTGLLSLYAKDAGATKVYTCECSEAMMLIAQEVFESNNAADIKLIPKLSFDLKIPTDIPERVKLIVTETFDAGLFGELVVPSMINVHMNILDSNGMVIPMGATIYAAAIECEYIRYRSSVVFDKVKDYCPLNFNNVSVLSDDEYYDTENLEKVQINYITEPQVLFNINFNDLLELQEFCKDGIKQMLQTKCKYDGTVDGLVTWFKLHLDEEITLDSSDGKSCWQLAVFPAMPINCHGGDILTIKAEMSKSKLKCSFSTDNARSNENCKFLYRLPKEVIVFLNDFNYVKMLTEIGRYQESREIKYILDTSPFPIYGLTLLKEHKDSEILYYKTDNPTLRFLIEQVARDSGLQGKVYMVSNYDEIPCPLDSILVHNFDIKGELKDDQDSCYEIFRHLLKPNGVLLPEKIFLVGQLVYSEDLPNMVYVKDANLQRSSCSSNTPICFNTNLASENDSHIQINTANKESKSTNYVIAEYINRYKINQIFDLNSSLYSCEIISDAQILIEINETETTEAVMNFGKINGVNTTLPNSLVCWYKIQLSSDHVHDTRKNESFMNHIAIVFEDELRDVILRDKEVKIKIHQMKGLIKITVLNL from the exons ATGCAAGCAGAAGTAAATGACATACTGGAAAAGTCACTGCAAAAAGCCAGAGAACATGACAGGACTGGAAATGTTGGAAAAGCTTATGCATATTACACTATTGTTGCAGAACTCTCCCCTGCAAAGAGATCAGAAATTGAAGAAACATTCACAGATGTATTAT gcGAATGGGGGATACAGCTAGCAGAAGATCACAGATTTTCAGATGTTGTACGTTGTTATAAACATTCCTTGGATATTTATCCAAATAGTTCTCGGATGCTCAATAATTTTGCAGCACACTTATTAAg gaaTAACGATCCCATAAGGgcaatagaatatttaaaaagagcTTTGAAAATTGATCTCAACTTTCTACCAGCagaaagaaatttgcaaaatgcgTATAGTATGGCAGTGGACAGGTGGCACTTTACAATGCTTAATGATAAATGGAGAAACAGTGCCTTTGAACAAGCTATACATAAGAGAATCAGACAAGGATATGATACAGTATTAGATGTAGGAACTGGTACAGGCCTTTTGAGTCTGTATGCAAAAGATGCAGGAGCTACAAAAGTTTATACATGTGAATGTTCAGAAGCAATGATGTTAATTGCGCAAGAAGTATTTGAATCTAATAATGCagctgatataaaattgataccaAAGCTGTCGTTTGATCTTAAAATACCTACAGACATTCCAGAAAG agtaaaattaatagtGACTGAAACATTTGATGCTGGCTTGTTTGGAGAGCTTGTAGTACCATCTATGATTAACGTGCACATGAACATTTTAGATTCGAATGGTATGGTAATACCTATGGGTGCGACGATTTATGCAGCAGCCATTGAATGTGAATATATTAGATACAGATCGTCAGTGGTTTTTGATAAAGTAAAAGATTATTgtccattaaattttaataatgtgtcTGTATTGTCAGATGACGAATACTATGACACAGAAAACCTGGAAAAAgttcaaattaattacattacagAGCCACAAGTgctctttaatataaattttaatgacttGTTAGAATTGCAAGAATTCTGCAAGGATGGAATAAAACAGATGCTGCAAACGAAATGTAAATACGATGGTACCGTAGATGGTTTAGTCACTTGGTTTAAGTTACATTTGGACGAGGAGATTACGCTGGATTCCTCAGATGGAAAATCTTGCTGGCAACTCGCTGTTTTTCCAGCGATGCCAATCAATTGTCACGGTGGAGATATCTTGACGATAAAAGCGGAAATGTCAAAaagcaaattgaaatgttCTTTTAGCACGGACAACGCGCGCTCTAACGAGAATTGCAAGTTTTTATATCGTCTGCCAAAAGAAGTCATTGTCTTCctaaatgattttaattacgTCAAAATGCTCACCGAGATTGGTAGATATCAAGAGAGtagagaaattaaatatattttggatACTTCGCCTTTTCCAATCTATGGATTGACGCTTTTAAAGGAACATAAGGATAGTGAAATTTTATACTACAAAACCGATAATCCAACGCTTCGTTTTCTAATTGAGCAAGTAGCTCGGGATAGCGGACTCCAAGGAAAAGTATATATGGTATCTAACTACGACGAAATTCCATGTCCTTTGGATTCTATATTAGTTCATAATTTTGACATTAAAGGTGAATTGAAAGACGATCAGGATAGTTGTTATGAAATTTTCAG GCACTTACTTAAACCAAATGGTGTGTTGTTGCCGGAAAAAATTTTCCTTGTAGGACAATTAGTATATTCGGAAGATTTACCAAATATGGTTTATGTAAAAGATGCAAATCTTCAAAGATCATCTTGTTCATCTAATACTCCTATTTGTTTTAATAcg aatttggCCAGCGAAAATGATTCACATATACAGATTAATACAGCTaataaagaaagtaaaagTACAAATTATGTTATTGCAGAATACATTAACAGATATAAG ATCAATCAAATATTCGATTTAAATTCGAGTTTATATTCGTGTGAAATCATATCTGATGCGCAAATATtgatagaaataaatgaaacagAGACCACGGAAGCAGTCATGAATTTTGGGAAAATAAATGGTGTAAATACAACTTTACCAAATTCCTTAGTATGTTGGTACAAGATTCAACTCAGTTCAGATCATGTACATGATACAAGGAAGAATGAATCCTTCATGAATCATATTGCAATTGTTTTTGAAGATGAACTGAGAGATGTTATTTTGAGAGataaagaagtaaaaattaaaatccaccaaatgaaaggtttaataaaaatcacagtactaaatttgtaa
- the LOC105672176 gene encoding protein arginine N-methyltransferase 9-like isoform X2 yields the protein MQAEVNDILEKSLQKAREHDRTGNVGKAYAYYTIVAELSPAKRSEIEETFTDVLCEWGIQLAEDHRFSDVVRCYKHSLDIYPNSSRMLNNFAAHLLRNNDPIRAIEYLKRALKIDLNFLPAERNLQNAYSMAVDRWHFTMLNDKWRNSAFEQAIHKRIRQGYDTVLDVGTGTGLLSLYAKDAGATKVYTCECSEAMMLIAQEVFESNNAADIKLIPKLSFDLKIPTDIPERVKLIVTETFDAGLFGELVVPSMINVHMNILDSNGMVIPMGATIYAAAIECEYIRYRSSVVFDKVKDYCPLNFNNVSVLSDDEYYDTENLEKVQINYITEPQVLFNINFNDLLELQEFCKDGIKQMLQTKCKYDGTVDGLVTWFKLHLDEEITLDSSDGKSCWQLAVFPAMPINCHGGDILTIKAEMSKSKLKCSFSTDNARSNENCKFLYRLPKEVIVFLNDFNYVKMLTEIGRYQESREIKYILDTSPFPIYGLTLLKEHKDSEILYYKTDNPTLRFLIEQVARDSGLQGKVYMVSNYDEIPCPLDSILVHNFDIKGELKDDQDSCYEIFRHLLKPNGVLLPEKIFLVGQLVYSEDLPNMVYVKDANLQRSSCSSNTPICFNTNLASENDSHIQINTANKESKSTNYVIAEYINRYKINQIFDLNSSLYSCEIISDVRIF from the exons ATGCAAGCAGAAGTAAATGACATACTGGAAAAGTCACTGCAAAAAGCCAGAGAACATGACAGGACTGGAAATGTTGGAAAAGCTTATGCATATTACACTATTGTTGCAGAACTCTCCCCTGCAAAGAGATCAGAAATTGAAGAAACATTCACAGATGTATTAT gcGAATGGGGGATACAGCTAGCAGAAGATCACAGATTTTCAGATGTTGTACGTTGTTATAAACATTCCTTGGATATTTATCCAAATAGTTCTCGGATGCTCAATAATTTTGCAGCACACTTATTAAg gaaTAACGATCCCATAAGGgcaatagaatatttaaaaagagcTTTGAAAATTGATCTCAACTTTCTACCAGCagaaagaaatttgcaaaatgcgTATAGTATGGCAGTGGACAGGTGGCACTTTACAATGCTTAATGATAAATGGAGAAACAGTGCCTTTGAACAAGCTATACATAAGAGAATCAGACAAGGATATGATACAGTATTAGATGTAGGAACTGGTACAGGCCTTTTGAGTCTGTATGCAAAAGATGCAGGAGCTACAAAAGTTTATACATGTGAATGTTCAGAAGCAATGATGTTAATTGCGCAAGAAGTATTTGAATCTAATAATGCagctgatataaaattgataccaAAGCTGTCGTTTGATCTTAAAATACCTACAGACATTCCAGAAAG agtaaaattaatagtGACTGAAACATTTGATGCTGGCTTGTTTGGAGAGCTTGTAGTACCATCTATGATTAACGTGCACATGAACATTTTAGATTCGAATGGTATGGTAATACCTATGGGTGCGACGATTTATGCAGCAGCCATTGAATGTGAATATATTAGATACAGATCGTCAGTGGTTTTTGATAAAGTAAAAGATTATTgtccattaaattttaataatgtgtcTGTATTGTCAGATGACGAATACTATGACACAGAAAACCTGGAAAAAgttcaaattaattacattacagAGCCACAAGTgctctttaatataaattttaatgacttGTTAGAATTGCAAGAATTCTGCAAGGATGGAATAAAACAGATGCTGCAAACGAAATGTAAATACGATGGTACCGTAGATGGTTTAGTCACTTGGTTTAAGTTACATTTGGACGAGGAGATTACGCTGGATTCCTCAGATGGAAAATCTTGCTGGCAACTCGCTGTTTTTCCAGCGATGCCAATCAATTGTCACGGTGGAGATATCTTGACGATAAAAGCGGAAATGTCAAAaagcaaattgaaatgttCTTTTAGCACGGACAACGCGCGCTCTAACGAGAATTGCAAGTTTTTATATCGTCTGCCAAAAGAAGTCATTGTCTTCctaaatgattttaattacgTCAAAATGCTCACCGAGATTGGTAGATATCAAGAGAGtagagaaattaaatatattttggatACTTCGCCTTTTCCAATCTATGGATTGACGCTTTTAAAGGAACATAAGGATAGTGAAATTTTATACTACAAAACCGATAATCCAACGCTTCGTTTTCTAATTGAGCAAGTAGCTCGGGATAGCGGACTCCAAGGAAAAGTATATATGGTATCTAACTACGACGAAATTCCATGTCCTTTGGATTCTATATTAGTTCATAATTTTGACATTAAAGGTGAATTGAAAGACGATCAGGATAGTTGTTATGAAATTTTCAG GCACTTACTTAAACCAAATGGTGTGTTGTTGCCGGAAAAAATTTTCCTTGTAGGACAATTAGTATATTCGGAAGATTTACCAAATATGGTTTATGTAAAAGATGCAAATCTTCAAAGATCATCTTGTTCATCTAATACTCCTATTTGTTTTAATAcg aatttggCCAGCGAAAATGATTCACATATACAGATTAATACAGCTaataaagaaagtaaaagTACAAATTATGTTATTGCAGAATACATTAACAGATATAAG AtcaatcaaatatttgatttaaattcgAGTTTATATTCGTGTGAAATCATATCTGACGtgcgaatattttaa